The Muntiacus reevesi chromosome 7, mMunRee1.1, whole genome shotgun sequence genome includes a region encoding these proteins:
- the LOC136172012 gene encoding olfactory receptor 4F3/4F16/4F29-like: MDGANHSKVSEFLFLGLTSFWESQLLFVFSSIFCVASMMGNSLIILTVMMNPHLHSPMYFLLANLSFIDLGVCSVISPKMIHDLFKKHKVISFSGCITQIVFIHVIAGVEMVLLIAMAFDRYVAICKPLHYFTIMSQKMCILLLVAAWIIGLIHSVVQLVFVIKLPFCGPNVLDSFYCDFPWFIKLACTDTYRLEFMVTANSGFISLGSFFILIVSYIFILITVQKHSSGSSSKALSTLSTHVMVVILFFGPYIFVYIWPHPTSHLDKFLAVCDAVLTPFLNSVIYTLRNKEMKLAMRKVCSQFIIHRRIS, encoded by the coding sequence ATGGATGGAGCAAATCACTCTAAGGTGTCAGAGTTCCTGTTCCTGGGACTCACCAGTTTCTGGGAGAGCCAACTCCTCTTTGTGTTCTCCTCCATTTTTTGTGTGGCAAGCATGATGGGAAACTCCCTCATCATTCTCACTGTGATGATGAACCCTCACTTACACTCCCCCATGTATTTTCTGTTGGCCAACCTCTCCTTCATTGACCTGGGAGTTTGTTCTGTCATTTCTCCCAAGATGATTcatgatcttttcaaaaaacataaAGTCATCTCCTTTAGTGGCTGCATCACTCAGATCGTCTTCATCCACGTCATTGCTGGGGTGGAGATGGTGCTGCTCATCGCCATGGCCTTTGACAGATATGTTGCCATATGTAAGCCTCTCCACTATTTCACTATTATGAgtcaaaaaatgtgtattttgctcCTGGTTGCTGCATGGATAATTGGCTTGATTCACTCTGTGGTTCAACTAGTTTTTGTTATAAAACTGCCGTTCTGTGGCCCTAATGTATTAGACAGCTTTTACTGTGACTTTCCTTGGTTCATCAAACTTGCCTGCACAGATACCTACAGACTGGAGTTCATGGTCACAGCCAACAGTGGATTCATATCCCTGGGATCATTCTTCATATTGATTGTCTCCTACATTTTTATCCTCATCACTGTTCAGAAACACTCTTCAGGTAGCTCGTCTAAGGCCCTCTCCACTTTGTCAACTCATGTCATGGTGGTGATTTTGTTCTTCGGTCCTTACATCTTTGTTTACATCTGGCCTCATCCCACATCACACCTAGACAAATTTCTTGCTGTTTGTGATGCAGTTCTCACTCCTTTTTTAAATTCAGTCATCTATACTTTgaggaacaaagaaatgaaactggCAATGAGGAAAGTGTGCAGTCAATTTATTATTCACAGAAGGATTTCTTAA